In Chloroflexota bacterium, one genomic interval encodes:
- a CDS encoding inositol monophosphatase, which translates to MAADPEKDLRVALDAARMAGVLVRDGFRAPGRHRRKGPHDVVTRWDLTSERLIFAQLAQAFPRDHRLGEEQGFIAGRGPDNGRTWLVDPLDGTINYASGIPFWCISIALACNGEVRLGVIHDPLREETFAAVAGRGAWREPNHESCRPRRLQRSADAVVAADAGDADTPAGAHRVDALRSRVRAVRTLGSTALSLTYLAAGRLDGVFQASGLGAVDVAAGGLIAREAGVRVSDAAGGPWVVVADPSRGTGIAAAMPAVHRLLVEEPPGPEWIRDATQSR; encoded by the coding sequence ATGGCCGCTGACCCCGAGAAGGACCTTCGGGTTGCCCTTGACGCCGCCCGGATGGCAGGAGTCCTGGTGCGCGATGGGTTCCGGGCTCCTGGGCGGCACCGCCGTAAGGGCCCCCATGACGTCGTCACGCGGTGGGACCTGACCTCCGAGCGGCTCATCTTCGCGCAGCTCGCGCAAGCCTTTCCTCGAGATCATCGCCTCGGTGAAGAGCAAGGCTTCATCGCAGGCCGCGGCCCCGACAATGGGCGGACGTGGTTGGTCGATCCGCTTGACGGCACCATCAACTACGCCTCAGGCATCCCCTTCTGGTGTATCAGCATCGCCCTCGCCTGCAACGGCGAGGTCCGTCTCGGCGTCATTCACGATCCGCTGCGTGAGGAGACCTTCGCCGCCGTGGCGGGTCGCGGTGCATGGCGTGAGCCGAACCACGAGTCGTGTCGTCCTCGCCGGCTCCAACGCTCTGCGGATGCCGTCGTGGCCGCCGACGCTGGCGACGCCGATACTCCCGCGGGTGCGCACCGCGTGGACGCCCTCCGATCTCGCGTGCGGGCCGTGCGAACTCTTGGCAGCACGGCGCTGAGCCTCACGTACCTCGCCGCCGGGCGCTTGGACGGCGTCTTCCAGGCGTCCGGACTCGGGGCTGTCGATGTCGCTGCGGGTGGGCTCATCGCCCGCGAGGCCGGCGTCCGCGTGTCCGACGCGGCAGGGGGACCCTGGGTCGTTGTGGCTGATCCATCGCGAGGCACCGGAATCGC